The following is a genomic window from Bradysia coprophila strain Holo2 unplaced genomic scaffold, BU_Bcop_v1 contig_50, whole genome shotgun sequence.
CCCAATTACACACATCGTTACTCCAATGTTGAACgattttgttacaatttttattagtGTTTCCATAAACTTGATGTAACGATCATCCTCGATTAGTCTCGGTGCTTCGAATCGCAAGTCGAATCGTGCATTTCCATAGTAAAGGATTTTTTGGATTCCTGTTCCACAAATGCATCTGTCCAATAGATGTTCCAATAGAATATATGCGCACTCAAGACAAACTGTATTATTGCACGGTTTTAAAATACTGGTCGATTCAGCTTGAACACATCTTGCACAAATTGTTCCTGGTGGTATTTGTGGAACATCAAAAACAGTACCGTAATTAATTATTTGATCCACTTGTGCCATTATCGGTTCAATATATACCACAACACGATATCTTGGAGTCACAATCACTACACAAACTCTTTGAAATAAACGTCTGAAGAATTTATATActtttttcattgtaaattcttctgttacatttgaatttaTCGGTACACATTTAAATACAATTCGCAACACACCAAACATCGCTACTAGGTTTGTAGATTTGAATCCGTTTGACAATGTACCGATCATCGCAAATAgcaatttttgaaagttttggttATCCATTTTTAAAATGACACACTGCTTTTTAGAtagtaaaattaaatgtttaatgcACTGATTATAACTGTGAAATAGACACTAGTGGATAGATACTAGTGGACATGGGTTTTTATAAGTTCATCTGTTTATAATAATGTTCATTTCTATGTCATCGTCATCATATGTCCCATCATAAGTAAACAGCCTTACTTGTTTAgatacaaaaactttttcattgcATCTTCAATAATGGTGCtggtaaatttcattttttcttttcatacaTATAATCATAATCAAAATACTTTACATgtttagataaaaaaaaaaacttaaaacaaaGTTTTGATTGATAGTCAGGAAACACTAATTTATCGTTCGAAAGCATTACTATCTTTTGTTCGTTATTATGTATATCACTTCGCGAATAAAGAGAATCATAAATGTATTTATAAtctacaaattgaaattcatcattttccTTACACTTAACTGTATGCACTTTATTTTCACTTATGACTTCTGACACAGTACTATATTTTCTAATACTAGCAAAATCAACGGGGTACAAAATAAGACTTTGACGATCTTCTCTATACGCAAGAATTGGATTGTCAgtgtttgaattgaaaatgtaaaatctttGTAAATTGCCTTTGTAAACAGGAGGGTTTATAACTGTTGGCGACACTCTATGCACAGGTCGCGGTTTTTGCACTGTTTGCACTGATTTTATATGGTTATGGTTAAAACGTACCGATAAAAAGATAACCATTATAACACTAATCACAAGATTTAATGTTGTTGAATATATTTCAAATatgtcaaacaaaatttccaaaatagtTTTAACCATTATCACAATTATTTGATAAATAATGTGTGAGATACTAATCAcatgaaacaacaaaatcattttttgaaaaatatattgttTCGTTCTACCACGTATGAAGGTTCTTTTAAAACTAAACTAAAATGAATAAGGGTTAAACAGAtgattcttttaaaattttgacaattatgttgaaacagaaatttttaatttttatttaaaactgaCACTCataaagttttcttttgtgaGTTTGTAAAAGACTTTAGATGTTTGTTTTAAGGGACAAACACGTCCGTTTATTATAAAGGTCTAAATACAACTGCCCGTCATGCATAAAAACTAGGCGTAGATATTGACAGTCATTTCTGTGCAATATCTCCGCACTCAGCAATACCCAATGATAATTGTTGCAACGCACTAACATCGTAAGTGGGTCATCACAATTCTGCATTGGAATCGTTGTCAATTCGTTGAGTCATAATATTTCTTACTGAATATTTGGGCCACACCCACACTCGGCCATTCGACTGGTTAGATGCCCTCATCAaccacccaaaaaaaaaaaaaaacagattaaGCGGTATCGTCGAGAAATCTGCACTCCATTGGAAATATCATCACCCAACTTTGTACTTatcatcaaagaaaaaaaataataattaaaaaaaattagaatcaatcaaaaaatcatAGCAAAAACCGTCGACGTGAGAAAACGTCTGTCTACTTGCAGCCCGTGGTGCAATTATGTCTTGCGGGGGGTAATGGTTCGCTCTAAATAGTTCCGCTTCAATCTACGTTGGTTCTGTCGATACAGAATGTACAAAGTCTGCGTAACAACTATTATCAACAACAAGACCAGGACCACTGTATGAAACATGTCTACATCCTTAATTACTTCTTCCACTATTACCTTAGTATTGGCTTGACCAGCCACTTCCGCTTGTGACGACTGCTCGTGACCCATGACACTAACGggaatcaaaatcaaataaatttcaacaaacaCTTTCTTCACGTCTCACATTAACTTACGATAAAACAAATGCTCTCTATAAGTAATTAAACATATTAAATTATCTGCATGAATTTGTAGAGTGCGGACTGGACTCAGTAAGGCTGACCGAGCGTATGTAAGCGTACCAAGTAAAGATCTTATTTTATGCAAACCAATAACTTTATTCACAgtaaaacattaatttcacaaatattctAACACAAATATACTATTACAATTATTAACAACACGAACGATAATATGCTTCTCGATTACTTATTACAACTGACTCTACGATCTGGGCATACTATCGCTTATATGCCCAGAACTAACATGTGAAGGATAGTGGCCCATTAAACTCCCGTTAAATTCCCATCAATTCGATAAGGCTCCCGTAAGATCCTGTGTTAAACCCTTTATCTTTTGAGCTATAAAGATTACACGAGATTTATTTATCCTAAGCTCATaaatcctatcttatctaaATCACTAACCTATTCACcccaattatttatttacatggtTTTTCCATGTTTTCCTTATCTGCTATTTTAATATTGTGGGAATCTACCCAATTAGTGATATCTATTTATGCTTCATCTTTGCTAAATCGCCTTAATTTATGCTACTCCAAATAATTAGTCTAACAGGCGTTACTATAATTTGTACTAAAACAGGGACGTACTGAGGCGTGGTGCTGGTACACTACATCACCTCCCCcccttaaaaaaaaactaaaaaatgtcccattttttgttttgatcgtAAAAGAGTGGAATATCGTTCATGTTGTGTTCTATTCCTATAACTATGTTGTATTTTATGGATGTTATATGtgtactagtctgcatcctgtggcacttcgtgccacgtcgcatcctagcaagctagaccgggcagacacctgttagagactaacatctattcgaaagcaactctaagtctgctaaagagctatacgaaaatcgcttcgctccgctcaaacatcgcttcgctccgctcaaacattcttatgaaaaattagtccaaaacatcaccttcttcttttgtaatgcctaatatcgtcttttcattatttatttatttttcatgccagggggctgccgccccctggacccccgcaatcaccactctcacaccttttcgaacaaaacacctcttcccgtgtcacactcccacatttttacagttaagttagcccgaaacaaCACCTTCTTTGTgacgcctaatatcgtctttccattatttatttttcatgccaggggcttgccgccccctggacccccgcaatcaccattAATACACCTTTTAGAAAAAAACACCTATTCCCGTGAGATACTCCACTGAAAATcatcaataccgaacaactttgacgaagaaatcaactttccatctgcttcacataaaaagttacaaaaatcgagggactggtcactcacacacaaaagcggacactgcgGTCACTTCCACACAAccactctctcaattaacaacaattttgccgaaaaaaccaactctccatctgcttcacataaaaagttacaaaaatcgagggggtggtcactattacttaaaagtgtacactgtgatcacttccatacaaccactctttcaatacccaacaactttgccgaagaaacgaagcttccatctgcttcacacacaaagttacaaaaatcgagggggtggtcactattacctaaaagcgtacactgtggtcacttccatacaaccactctttcgataaccaacaactttgccgaagaaacgaactctccatctgcttcacacaaaaagttacaaaaattgagggggtggtcactctcacacaaaagcggacactgtggtcactttcagacgacaactctttcgataaccaacaactttgccgaagaaaccaactctccatttgctccatacaaaaagttaaaaaaaatcgagggggtggtcactcacacacaaaagcgtacactgtggtcacttccatacaaccactctttcaatacccaacaactttgccgaagaaaccaattttccatctgcttcacacaaaaagttacaaaaatcgagggggtggtcactctcacacaaaagcggacactgtggtcactttcagacgacaactctttcgataaccaacaactttgccgaagaaaccaactctccatttgctccatacaaaaagttaaaaaaaatcgagggggtggtcactcacacacaaaagcgtacactgtggtcacttccatacaaccactctttcgataaccaacaacttcgtcgaagaaacaaactttccatctgcttcacataaaaagttacaaaaatcgagggggtggtcactcaaacacaaaagcgtacactgcggtcacttccatacaaccactctttcaataaccaacaactttgccgaagaaaccaactctccatctgcttcacataaaaagttacaaaaatcgagggggtggtcactcaaacacagaagcgtacactgtggtcacttccatacaaccactctttcgataaccaacaactttgccgaagaaaccaactttccatctgcttcacagccaaagatacaaaaatcgagggggtggtcactattacctaaaagcgtacaccgtgttcacttctattcaaccacaccactcacctctcaaacccACACAACTTTcaccaaaaacaaatccatttttctcaaagaaaaactcaaaatcatcatcgatcgctgtacgttggagtagctcaaaaatggcccacttggagagctgtcactcgctcgaaattgatccgaatttcctaaatttttttttcctcgattcgtaggATTGTTACCTTTCGTTGAAAtcctcacacgcccctctagcttctaaaacagccgctccgcaattacaaacgtgttcccgttggtgggcaaacaccctacttaccaccttaactccaacaaattgaccccaatttttttccagttttttttcttcgcttcgtaccatcaatacctttcatttgagcccgcgcacgcctcaccaccttccaaaacagccactccacaatttaaaacattttccagaccctcaaaaaaacccataaaatccactctaccacctcccgatgaaaagttagaaaaaaactttcttctgcaactttgttcaccgcaataaatggaacatttcttcttccctcaccgacgctccatctctcaaaataaccgagttatTCCGATTcagccattttccacctccccacagtcataacttcactatctccgaacagacttttcaccggaccacgttttctccacgtttcagaccattccctacaacatatcaaaaagtgtttttttttttttttttgctctgaactttcattttgacggtaaatagcggacaaacagacagaaagacaaacatctcgtcattataatatagtattttcttatcgttttttttttttttttttttttttttttttttttttttttttttaattatccttttgtaattataattatcCTAAATCGATCTCCCGTACACCttttggttgtttttcttttgttgtaatttgaaatgtgAGGTTCGGAGAATGGAATTGATTGTTGAGCGAAATATAGCTCACCATATTATGTTTAtattaagaaaaagaaaaataaccaaagttaaaaaaaaaaaaaacgtttcaactTATTTTGTAAAGagtatataaaaaatataatttcgctAGGTTAATAATATGGTCAGAACCTGTTGGTGTAGTTTCGTCAATGATGATGTGGGCATTCATTCTTGTCGAACCATGTGAATAATTGTACGTCGCAATTGTGGCACCATAATGCTGTAATCTCCAGTAGTGAAAAGATTAGTGTTTCGGGTAATGTAAGGTGGTCTTCGCCGTCGTAtgggattattttgagtaGTGAACTTCGTAGAGTGTATTGCGGTTGGCATCGTTTGCAGATCATGAAGTGTTTTTTGTCTGGTGTGAGTATAAGCGTTCGTTGCGTCGTTAGAAAGTGATTTTCGATGTTGAAGAACTCGAGGTGTATTGTTTGGAGGAACAGGTGTCTCAATGTTGCTCTGGTGAGAGTGTCGATCTGCGGTAAACGTCTGGTTATTGCTATCGTATGATTGTAGAAGTATACTAGTCGTTGATTGGTAGTCGCTAGTGTTTGCCACCAATTGCGTTTGACTGATGTCTTAACTAtgtggttgttgttgtgtggTGCCATTATGTCTGCAATCGTGAAAATACATGGTGTGAGCGTCTTAAGAAGCGTGAAGTATTTTCATGGACATTGTAGATATTAGAGTTGTAAAAAATTCCGAGACCGGTGTTAGTTTGAGATTCTCGTTCATTGGAGATACTATGATATTGCCGTTGATGCCTCCCAAAAGTCCGATATTAATGGCATGTTTGTTTAAATGTGTTTCGATTGTCCGTATACGATACCGCTTCCTGTCGAGTCTTTGTAAACGGAAGTATGTTCTTCTTTGTTTGTTGGATAATTGTAACCACTGCTGTTGGGTTTCCTCAATGTTTTCTAGAATTGGTTTCCCTTTGTTGTCGTGCCATAATTTCATAGTTGTGCACCGTCGGTACCATTGAAACGCTGAATCGAATGGTGCCACTTTGAACCAATGTAATTTGAGTTGTCCCTTGTGAACTTGTAGTGAACGTTTGTAGACAGTTACGTAAGATTGTTTAATTTCCTCATGTAAACAGTTCATCCAAATTATGTTGTGGCCCTGGTCGATTAAATTATCGCGTTGCCCTGATAGCGGTAGATGTTTATAGTGTGTAAATCTTGCCGTGGTTAAGAATAGTTTTTGGCCCAATGTCATCATGGAAGTCGCTTCGTCGTTCAATGCGAAGTGATGAAGTCGCACTTGTGTTTGTTGCCATTGAAGTATGTATTGGCATGTTGGATTGGCTTGTTTGTGTGTCTGGATGGGGTCGTCATTACTATTCCAATCCATGTGACGTATATGGCACTCAAAACATTGTACGATATCAGTTCTGCCGGTGTAATAAAGTCCCGCAATTGCCAATTTGTAAGCTAACGGTCGTAATTTCTGGGGTCCCATATCATAAGATCGTAGACGGTTGTCGTATTGCCCATAGTATTGGTAGAGAAGGTGTGTTGTTACGTTAGTTTTTGGTGTATGACGACGTGTTCTGACCATTTTCGTTATTATTTCTAAATATTGGGGTAAGATTTTGTTGTATgaaatatgctattatataatAAGATAAAATTTCTATGCATTAGTTTCTGTTGCGTTCAAGCATGCATTTACTGGATGGTTTAGACCATATGTGTTGTTGCCTTCCCTTTCCGTAACATTATAAGAGGTTGGTGAAAAACGTTCCCATATTATTAATATAAGAACTGCCATAGCCATTAGAGATAAGACAGTAATGATCGAAACTAAAATGTTGTCTATAAACGAATGTTCGTCCTGTCTTGTCGTTAATTGGTACTGTTCTTGATTAGAAAGCTGTCGTAGTCGAGTCCGTAATTGTGTGATACTTGTACTGAGTTTTCTAAGTTTTTCAGATTCTCCAAAAGAAACTACGTTAGGCGCATCTATTTGTTGTATTAATGGCAACgtcaaatgtttttgttctATAATTTCTGGATAAAACCATGTGATATTTACTCTGGGTTTAATGTGGCcgtaaatttcactaaaataacTGCTTTGTGCTgaaagtaaaatttgattAGTTTTCAATTGGCAATCCTGCCCGATTGAAATTAGTCCGACGTCCTGTACCATATGTTCCCTTGCCGgtacattttgacatttcacgTAAATAGTCTGTGGAGTGGGGAACACTCCAATCCATGTGTTACGTTGTCTTAATCGTATCCAGAGTTCAGATTTTATATCGGTCACTCTTGTGTCACAGTGATTTGTGTCATTAAATGCAGTTAAAAGCGTGATTCCGCAGTCGTCCCGGGTGGGTGTAATTTGGAACGTAGGGGAATTTTGTATGCATACTATGTCGGATTCATTAGATTGAGATCGAAGGTCGTGACAATTATCTAATTCTTTATCAGTTAGAGAAATATAGGTTTCGTGAAAATCGTCGATTGCAATATATTCATGTGTAGGGACTATGAATTGATATAGTCCAGATGGAAGTCTTGTTGGTAGGCTTGTGACTTTGACCAACGTATATTGTTTGAGGTTAATAAGAGGTATGGACATTGATAATATGAGCTGGTCATCGATAATTCTTGATCTGGTAGAAGCCATTTGGTAATATGAAGCCATATTTTCTTTCGTAATTGGGAGTGGTAAATCTAGGTTTTCGCCACTGATTTGTTGTTGAATATATTCTAGTTCATTAAGAAACATAGAAGGGGGTAATATGATTGGGGTTGCTGCTACTGAAGTAGCTCCAAATGTTATGGCctctaaaaattgtttttgtttatgatgGTACAACGTAAGTGAAGAATCTATGTATTTTATAAGATTGTCGAATTGTGTATTTAGTGCCATGTTTGGCCATACGTCATCAAATTTTCCGTGCACTTCTTCAATAAGTGCAAAGACAACATCGAACTGTTGAATTGTGTTATTATGCAAGATTTGGTTTTCTCTATACATGGAGTCCATTGTGTCTAATGTAGATTGTAACAATGTCATGTGTTCTTGCATTAAAACCTGTCGATCGATAAATTTCCTATCCATTTCCTCGAATCGATGTAGGAATGATTCTGCATCTTCCTGTGATAGTGTTCCAAAAAGAGACTTCAAAACGGACCCTATTATATTGAACGGAGCGCGTTTTGGTCTGTTGGATTTGGTTTCGTAAAACCAATGCAGATTAAAGTCCCTAATATAATGTAACGATAACTGAATTTGATCGTATGAAGCTCCACATTGTCGTGAATAATTGTGACTACTTAAAGATTGGTTAACATCATCTGGTGTGATCAGAAATCGTTGTCGTAGCGTGTCACACACCTGTGTGAGTGTGTTTACTGTAGATTCAATTTCGTCAAACTCTGATTGAAGCTGTGTTAAATTCATGTGGTATACCACATTCCATTCATTGTTGTACAGTCGAATAGGGGCCACTTTTTCAAAGTATAGTCCGTTTGAATCGGTGATTGGTTGGAAGCTGAATTGATTTGTGACGTTTATCGTTTGTGATTGGCCCTGTGAGAGCTGGATCGCTAAAATAATCCTATGGAAAAGAGGCGttttattctaaaaatatTGTGAATACCTTCAAGTCGTTTAATGGTGGTCAACAGTATCTTAGTTTTCGGTGAATTGAAacgtaattttaaaaataaaatttgaactaaattgcCGCCTAAGTTATCGACTTTtcgtatcgttttttttttttgtgtactaAAAGAAAATGAACAGACTCCTTAGCCTAATGGAACGGATGAAATGACGTTTGTAAATGTCATTTGTAGTTACTATCAGAGGAAACATGTTATTTCCCGCGCATTACCAGATTGTCACTCGCTAGTATACGCATCAGCTTGTGCAAGTTTAATTCGCGATTTCCGATTAAGTGACTCATTTACcgaattttttgtgttcaaagGCTGTGTCCGTGTAATACAGATTTCGTTATTGGAAGGATCTAAGTTGTTAATTTGTGTACGCGTCAATCGTGcgtttatattttcatattttttttttttataacctTAAACTGACCGGTAAGTTGTTTCACTTTTATAAACAAGCAATTGTATTTATTAAACCACGGAATGGTAACCTCGTTCCGTTATTCTAGTCATGCATATAATAAATATGCTGAAAAGTGATGTGTTGTATGTCGATCGCGAGATaaatagaaattctttttgttttagtCACCATGTGGAATTTGTCGTTCCTGTTGAAAACATTGGTGATTCTGTCGGTGTTGCCGTATTCTAATTATGGATTACCGTGTGTAACCGTACAACGCCCTACTGCTATTACCTATGTGGAATCTCAGAATAGTGGTCTTATGTTAGGTCTGGCTGTTTTTGGGGCTGTCGCGTTAAGCGTGTTGCTGGTAGCTGGTCTTGTAACGCTTGTTTCTTGGTGTTACGTACGGTATGATTCATTGATTGAATTGTTTGTCTTTTCATGCTATGCAATgtactaataaaaaaaattttttttgattctaCAGTCGTCAACGCTTGAATCGCGCTTTTTATGCCTTCCAGGCGCCACTTCCTGAGAGTAATGTACTTGGTTCAGGAACAACGTCTCATGAAACCTCAATGGAGAGCGCGGTGTCCGggtaatgaaaaaaaaaatttttgtagagTTAACCGTAAGTCGCTTAGCTGGcttgaaactatttttatcGTTGCATAATTTATCATAGAAATTAGCTTTCGTTCTCAAAAATGATCAGCTTGTATGCTGTTCACCcttgaatttattttgaatctTGTATGACGTGTAAAGCCTATGTGCCAGAATGTAAAGAAATGGCGTTGATTTGATCGAATTTGAACTATAGTCCGCCTGGCGGTATTGCAACAATTTCCATTCGTCGTAATCTGTCGAATGATTTACTTGTTTGCGTAAAAGAAATTTCTGATTCATTACTGTGTTTATTTGAATTCGTTTCGATACAGTTAACCTGTAGAATTTATGTAAGTGGACTGAAGAAGTATCACTGTTTAtgtatcgcaaaaaaaaaaaaaatcaaaatccgTCTGTTAATCCTAAATGAAAAAAGATTACTGTTGAACTAAAACATGATGGTTTTCCTTGTGTCATTCGAAATCTTATTTGACCTTGACAGTACTATGTCTTAAGGTATGTTACCATGTGTTCTTCTGCTGTTACATAGATAAGAGTCGGTTTTTGTTACTTTCTATCTGTTTTCTGTATGAAAACAACGGATTTCGTTTATAGTACGAAAAATATCATTTATTGTCGATCGCCGTTGACATATCGTTCTTAGACTCAAAAGAAACGTTTGTTGCATATAAGGTAATGCGATCTTAATCACTAAAGGTAAGTGGTTTGTGTTTCATAGGAGGTAATGTAAATCTAGTCTTTTGATTCGTGAACATTGTTTCATCGAACAACGTCTCGTAATTATTCTCTCATGTTTCTTTACAATATCCAAGGAAAATGaatattcatattcataaTAGGAATGGATAAATTGTGGTAAAAGGGGCTCTACAAGTAGGGCAATCCATTTGAAGTGATTGAGTGCGCTTGATGCATTGCATACAAAAGGTATGTCTGCAGTCAATTGTTGCATCTCTCATTTGAGACATACAAACGAGACAGGTGACGAGTTTTTCGTAATTATCTAGTTCTGTCGTGAATTGTTTGACTAATGTTTCTAGTTTTTGAATGCGATTTTCGTTCATTGCATTTGATTGGGCTAAGTTCCATGCATGGCCTTTGCTAATAGTAGCCAATTGgttttttaatttagaaatttgGTTGTGGGGATTAACCATATGAATTACGATCAAATCTTCTGGTTGCACCGTAAATGACTTAGACCACTGTAGTCTATCTGGCTCCGCATCTATGAGATTCAGAATGTAATTTTTACTATGGGTAATGTAAAGAAAAGGACAAGAACCGTATAAGAGAGCATGGAGTTTGAGTACGTCGTCTTTGTCGTTAAGCGATTGGAATCCTCCTCCACAATGAAAGCAAACTACTTTGTCTGCCCTCCGAGTATAAAataatccatttaatattaGACGCTTAATTTGCACGGGTATGGTTTTTGGCCAAAATCCTTCGTAGGTTTTGTTACGAGCTTCCCATGTTTGAAACTGGGGGTAATTGGTGCTATTTGGCATGCGTCAAAGTCTAATTCCTGGATGATATGTTTTGTCTTGTAGGCCATATTTctgaaaatggttttactaTAACCTAGTTTGCTAACAGAAACTAACGTGTTAATATTAATTGTACTACGTCGTTAATGTGTTATTTGTCTTTATCCTCATAGAACTTTTTGGTTCTATCAATGTGAACAATTTTGGCTTTGTTGTTCCGTAGGATTTTAACGTTAACATCTGACACTATTTCGGTGATTGTAAAGGGTCCTACAAACGGATTATGGAGTTTTGTGGCTCTGTCTTCGTTAGTAAGAAGTATTTTGTCCCCCACAACATATTTAATCgttttagttttgttatcgtagtattttttgttattaattttacttttgagaatatcttcTTTGGCTATCTGATGGGagatttgtaatttgtatttgaGTTCAGAAACATAATCGTCATAATTGTAGACTGGATCTGGTTGCTTTTTGAGATTAGACGGTAATGCTAGCTTATATCCGAAAAGTAATTCGTGGCCAGAATAATTCGTGGAAGAGTTTATGGAAGAATTAATGACGAAAACAGCATAAGGCACA
Proteins encoded in this region:
- the LOC119082886 gene encoding uncharacterized protein LOC119082886; this encodes MVRTRRHTPKTNVTTHLLYQYYGQYDNRLRSYDMGPQKLRPLAYKLAIAGLYYTGRTDIVQCFECHIRHMDWNSNDDPIQTHKQANPTCQYILQWQQTQVRLHHFALNDEATSMMTLGQKLFLTTARFTHYKHLPLSGQRDNLIDQGHNIIWMNCLHEEIKQSYVTVYKRSLQVHKGQLKLHWFKVAPFDSAFQWYRRCTTMKLWHDNKGKPILENIEETQQQWLQLSNKQRRTYFRLQRLDRKRYRIRTIETHLNKHAINIGLLGGINGNIIVSPMNENLKLTPVSEFFTTLISTMSMKILHAS